A stretch of the Dyella telluris genome encodes the following:
- a CDS encoding alkaline phosphatase family protein yields the protein MSMTNVRKRLLPLAIGMLAVGLAGVVSAQSNTTNASVASTTQSPANGVAVLHRPGDDDDRGDHSDHTRTPIKHVILLIGENRTFDHVYATYTPPKGQSVFNLLSEGIVNADGTPGPNVAAAKQWQASNTGKYALAPKHTTAYSTLPQMNTGGAPTQAPFASAAQAQAIEPGLPTADYSKLAAGGTGLPNDSLDTRFPSQLPNAPVDMHASISYDDYANSPVHRFFQMWQQMDCDVTAATAKNPSGCRMDLFPWVETSIGAGTNGKAQAAGFDDETTGEGSTAMQFLNMAKGDAPYFAELARTYTLSDNFHQSVMGGTGANHIMLGFGDLIYYADANGEPATPPSNQIENPDAQAGTNNWYVQDGYSGGSYVNCADDAQPGVAAVKDYLKSLPYHTFHGTDCKKNAYYLVNNYNPGYLGDGTPAPLGATQFTIPPSRQDNLALLLSRHHVSWKYYGEGYAKGKENGEAGTFCNICDPFLYSTQVMTNPKLRANNQDLSDLYNDIQNDTLPAVSIAKPDGILDGHPASSKLDLFEGYVKKIVDMAKANPKVWNDTVIMVTFDEGGGYYDSGYVQPVDFFGDGTRIPLLVISRFSEGGRVVHTYYDHVSFDKFVEANWGLHETISGRSRDNLPNPVALPNNPYVPLNAPAIGNLMNMFEFDRDGHGHSYAAAETQD from the coding sequence ATGTCCATGACGAACGTCCGCAAGCGGCTCCTTCCGCTTGCCATCGGAATGCTTGCCGTCGGCCTGGCCGGCGTAGTGAGCGCGCAGAGCAACACCACCAACGCTTCCGTGGCTTCGACCACCCAGAGCCCCGCCAACGGCGTTGCCGTGCTGCACCGGCCTGGCGACGACGATGACCGGGGCGATCACAGCGATCACACGCGCACGCCCATCAAGCATGTGATCCTGCTGATCGGCGAAAACCGTACGTTCGACCACGTGTACGCCACCTACACGCCGCCGAAGGGCCAGAGCGTGTTCAATCTGCTGTCCGAAGGCATCGTCAATGCCGACGGCACGCCCGGCCCGAACGTGGCTGCGGCCAAACAGTGGCAGGCCAGCAACACCGGCAAGTACGCGCTGGCGCCAAAGCACACCACGGCTTACAGCACGTTGCCGCAGATGAACACCGGTGGCGCGCCGACGCAGGCGCCGTTCGCTTCCGCCGCGCAGGCGCAGGCGATCGAGCCGGGCCTGCCCACCGCCGACTACAGCAAGCTCGCTGCCGGCGGCACGGGCCTGCCTAACGACAGCCTCGACACGCGTTTCCCGTCGCAGCTGCCGAACGCGCCGGTCGACATGCATGCGTCGATCAGCTACGACGACTACGCCAACAGCCCGGTGCACCGCTTCTTCCAGATGTGGCAGCAGATGGACTGTGACGTGACGGCCGCCACCGCGAAGAACCCCAGCGGCTGTCGCATGGATCTGTTCCCGTGGGTGGAAACCAGCATCGGTGCCGGCACCAACGGCAAGGCGCAGGCCGCCGGTTTCGACGACGAGACCACGGGCGAAGGCTCCACCGCCATGCAGTTCCTCAACATGGCCAAGGGCGATGCACCCTACTTCGCCGAATTGGCCCGCACGTACACGCTGAGCGACAACTTCCACCAGTCGGTGATGGGCGGCACGGGCGCCAACCACATCATGCTGGGCTTCGGTGACCTGATCTATTACGCCGACGCCAACGGCGAGCCGGCCACGCCGCCGTCCAACCAGATCGAAAACCCGGATGCGCAGGCCGGTACCAACAACTGGTACGTGCAGGATGGCTACAGCGGCGGTTCCTACGTGAACTGCGCCGATGACGCGCAGCCGGGCGTGGCCGCGGTGAAGGACTACCTGAAGTCCCTGCCATACCACACGTTCCACGGCACCGACTGCAAGAAGAACGCCTACTACCTGGTGAACAACTACAACCCGGGCTACCTGGGTGACGGCACGCCGGCTCCGCTGGGTGCCACGCAGTTCACCATCCCGCCGTCGCGCCAGGACAACCTCGCGCTGCTGCTGAGCCGCCACCACGTGTCCTGGAAGTACTACGGCGAGGGCTACGCCAAGGGCAAGGAAAACGGTGAGGCCGGCACGTTCTGCAACATCTGCGATCCGTTCCTGTACTCCACGCAGGTCATGACCAATCCGAAGCTGCGTGCGAACAACCAGGATCTCTCCGACCTGTACAACGACATCCAGAACGACACGCTGCCGGCGGTATCCATCGCCAAGCCGGACGGCATCCTGGACGGCCACCCGGCCTCGTCCAAGCTGGACCTGTTCGAAGGCTACGTGAAGAAGATCGTGGACATGGCCAAGGCCAATCCGAAGGTGTGGAACGACACCGTGATCATGGTGACCTTCGACGAAGGCGGCGGTTACTACGATTCGGGCTACGTGCAGCCGGTGGACTTCTTCGGCGACGGCACGCGCATCCCGCTGCTGGTGATCTCGCGCTTCTCCGAAGGCGGCCGCGTGGTGCATACGTACTACGACCATGTGTCCTTCGACAAATTCGTCGAAGCCAACTGGGGCCTGCACGAGACCATTTCGGGCCGCAGCCGCGACAACCTGCCCAACCCGGTGGCGCTGCCGAACAACCCGTATGTCCCGCTCAATGCGCCGGCCATCGGCAACTTGATGAACATGTTCGAGTTCGACCGCGACGGTCACGGTCACAGCTACGCAGCAGCTGAAACACAAGACTGA
- a CDS encoding multicopper oxidase family protein has protein sequence MTLSRRQFLRGFADMIGAAAAVELGLLAWPSPAIGDEKMARMAMPQLAAPKVPLVNPVTLARFVDPLPLPALAKPVGQRSHPAYPGKPLPFYRMEMRAFKTQLHRDLPATPMWGYGGSFPGPTLMARRNEPVLIEWANALPDKHFLPIDHSIHGAERDKPEVRTVAHVHGARTTADSDGYPEAWFAPGRSLVSHYPNAQDAATLWYHDHAMGITRLNIYAGLLGAYLIEDDAEHVLNLPAGDCDLPLILCDRLIARSGELYYPVSDDPDAPWVSECNGNAILCNGKLFPFLEVEPRRYRIRLINAANTRFYELSLSGGVPFQQIASDQGLLAAPLSRAHVTLYPAERAEVVIDFSGMDGKQVQLRQQAEAIMEFRVRDRGRKDTSAVPSTLRSIERLAAASAVRDRVLTLGEQDDAGGSPMMMMLGGKHWSAPVTEDPRQNTTEIWSMVNLTGDAHPMHLHLVRFQVLERRPFDLFAWNESKTLKYTGPAIPPDPEEMGWKDTVRADPGMVTRIIARFEGEPGRYVWHCHLLEHEDNEMMRPFQLLPA, from the coding sequence ATGACGCTTTCGCGCCGCCAGTTCCTGCGTGGCTTTGCCGACATGATCGGTGCGGCGGCTGCCGTGGAGCTAGGCCTGCTGGCGTGGCCCTCGCCCGCCATCGGCGACGAGAAGATGGCCCGCATGGCCATGCCGCAGCTCGCCGCGCCCAAAGTGCCCCTGGTGAATCCGGTGACGCTGGCGCGCTTCGTCGATCCGTTGCCGCTGCCCGCGCTGGCCAAGCCTGTCGGGCAGCGTTCGCACCCTGCGTATCCCGGCAAGCCGTTGCCGTTCTACCGCATGGAGATGCGCGCGTTCAAAACACAGCTGCACCGTGACCTGCCGGCGACGCCCATGTGGGGTTACGGCGGATCGTTCCCCGGCCCCACGCTGATGGCACGGCGCAACGAACCGGTGCTGATCGAATGGGCCAACGCGCTGCCGGACAAACACTTCCTGCCCATCGACCACAGCATCCACGGCGCCGAGCGCGACAAGCCGGAAGTACGCACCGTGGCGCACGTGCATGGCGCGCGCACCACCGCGGATAGCGACGGTTATCCCGAAGCCTGGTTCGCACCGGGGCGCTCGCTGGTTTCGCACTACCCCAATGCGCAGGATGCGGCCACGCTCTGGTATCACGACCACGCGATGGGTATCACACGCCTCAACATCTACGCCGGTTTGCTGGGGGCTTACCTGATCGAGGACGACGCGGAGCACGTGCTCAACCTGCCCGCCGGTGACTGCGACCTGCCGCTGATCCTGTGTGACCGCCTGATCGCCAGGAGCGGTGAACTCTACTATCCCGTATCCGATGATCCGGATGCGCCATGGGTATCGGAATGCAACGGCAACGCCATCCTGTGCAACGGCAAGTTGTTTCCCTTCCTGGAGGTGGAGCCGCGTCGCTACCGCATCCGCCTCATCAATGCCGCCAATACGCGTTTCTATGAGCTGTCGTTGTCGGGCGGCGTGCCGTTCCAGCAGATCGCCAGCGATCAGGGCCTGCTGGCCGCACCGCTGTCGCGCGCGCACGTGACGCTCTATCCTGCCGAGCGTGCCGAGGTGGTCATCGACTTCTCTGGCATGGATGGCAAGCAGGTGCAGCTGCGCCAGCAAGCCGAAGCCATCATGGAGTTCCGCGTGCGCGACCGCGGACGCAAGGACACCAGCGCCGTGCCGTCCACGCTGCGCTCCATCGAACGCCTGGCTGCCGCCAGCGCCGTGCGCGATCGCGTGCTTACCCTGGGCGAGCAGGACGATGCCGGTGGCAGCCCGATGATGATGATGCTGGGTGGCAAGCACTGGTCCGCTCCCGTGACCGAAGATCCGCGCCAGAACACCACCGAGATCTGGAGCATGGTGAACCTCACCGGCGATGCGCATCCTATGCACCTGCATCTGGTGCGCTTCCAGGTGCTCGAACGCCGCCCGTTCGATCTGTTCGCGTGGAATGAGAGCAAGACGCTCAAGTACACCGGCCCGGCCATTCCGCCAGATCCGGAAGAAATGGGCTGGAAAGACACCGTGCGCGCCGATCCCGGCATGGTCACGCGCATCATTGCGCGCTTCGAAGGCGAGCCCGGCCGTTATGTGTGGCATTGCCACCTGCTCGAGCACGAAGACAACGAGATGATGCGGCCGTTCCAGTTGTTGCCGGCCTGA
- a CDS encoding MATE family efflux transporter, whose translation MSSIAARQPLLTEGPIARTLLMFALPILGSTVLQSLNGSVNAMWIGHYLGESALTAVSNANLILFLLLGAVFGLSMACTILIGQSLGARNMLEAKRVVGTGVTFFVSVSVIVAIVGYFTTPLMLHALNTPLDAQAYAVPYLRIIFVAVPSMFFYNFLMMTLRGAGDSRTPFFFMGLSVLMDIVFNPLLIFGVGPFPRLGIAGSATSTLIAQTVALFALLFTLYRRKHFLRLTRHELGYLKPDMEILRALVFKGLPMGLQMIVISSSAIIMIHMVNNYGSKTTAAYGAATQLWTYVQMPAMAIGAAVSSMAAQNVGARLWDRVSRITQVGVLYNFLLSGALIGIIYLFNHAALGLFLPNDAEALTLAQHLNSIAVWSFMFFGVTFVLFGVVRSTGAVIPPLVILFISMWLIRPPFALALAPHLGADSIWWSFPLGSLASLLMAMGYYKWGGWRRARMLATPIEKAGQDQADLAGQQAPTTGQGVPASMD comes from the coding sequence ATGTCATCTATCGCTGCAAGGCAGCCGCTGCTCACCGAAGGACCGATTGCCCGCACGCTGTTGATGTTTGCCCTGCCCATCCTGGGCAGCACGGTGCTGCAGTCGCTCAACGGTTCCGTCAACGCGATGTGGATCGGCCATTACCTGGGCGAATCCGCCCTCACGGCGGTGAGCAACGCCAACCTGATCCTGTTCCTGCTGCTGGGCGCGGTGTTTGGCCTCAGCATGGCCTGCACCATCCTGATCGGCCAGAGCCTGGGTGCGCGCAACATGCTGGAAGCCAAGCGCGTGGTCGGCACCGGCGTGACCTTCTTCGTGTCCGTCTCGGTCATCGTGGCCATCGTCGGCTACTTCACCACGCCGCTGATGCTGCACGCGCTCAACACGCCACTGGACGCCCAGGCGTACGCCGTGCCGTACCTGCGCATCATCTTCGTCGCCGTGCCGTCGATGTTCTTCTACAACTTCCTGATGATGACGCTGCGCGGCGCCGGCGATTCGCGCACGCCGTTCTTTTTCATGGGCCTGTCGGTGCTGATGGACATCGTATTCAACCCGCTGCTGATCTTCGGGGTGGGTCCGTTCCCGCGCCTGGGCATCGCCGGGTCGGCCACCTCCACGCTTATCGCGCAGACGGTGGCACTGTTCGCCCTGCTCTTCACGCTTTATCGCCGCAAGCACTTCCTGCGCCTGACCCGCCATGAGCTGGGCTACCTCAAGCCCGACATGGAGATCCTGCGCGCGCTGGTGTTCAAGGGCCTGCCGATGGGCCTGCAGATGATCGTGATATCCAGCTCCGCCATCATCATGATCCACATGGTCAACAACTACGGCTCCAAGACCACTGCTGCCTACGGCGCAGCCACGCAGCTGTGGACCTACGTGCAGATGCCTGCGATGGCCATCGGCGCGGCGGTGTCGTCCATGGCGGCGCAGAACGTGGGTGCCAGGCTGTGGGATCGCGTCAGCCGCATCACTCAGGTGGGCGTGCTCTACAACTTCCTGCTCAGCGGTGCGCTCATCGGCATCATCTACCTGTTCAACCACGCGGCGCTGGGCCTGTTCCTGCCCAACGACGCCGAGGCGCTCACGCTGGCGCAGCACCTCAACAGCATCGCGGTGTGGTCGTTCATGTTCTTCGGCGTCACCTTCGTGCTGTTCGGCGTGGTGCGTTCCACCGGTGCGGTGATTCCGCCGCTGGTGATCCTGTTCATTTCGATGTGGCTGATCCGCCCGCCGTTCGCGCTGGCGCTGGCGCCGCATCTGGGCGCGGATTCGATCTGGTGGAGTTTCCCGCTGGGCTCGCTCGCCTCCCTGCTGATGGCCATGGGCTACTACAAATGGGGCGGCTGGCGTCGCGCCCGCATGCTGGCCACGCCGATCGAGAAAGCCGGCCAGGACCAGGCCGACCTGGCGGGCCAGCAGGCGCCCACCACCGGGCAGGGCGTGCCCGCGTCGATGGATTGA
- a CDS encoding DUF2239 family protein produces the protein MSIIEPVSCIAFDGHRRIAAGPLADVALAAKQALDGGAQGRLLIFDDLSSRPVELDLRGSPADVLARLPPPAVDEEPVQRGPGRPKLGVVAREVTLLPRHWDWLASQPGGASATLRRLVEEARRSHRERDAARLAGEAVDRFMHAMTGDLPHHEEASRAFWRKESERFTQLTDAWPADVREHVRRLATRAWQAAVAGD, from the coding sequence ATGTCTATCATTGAACCCGTGTCCTGCATTGCCTTTGATGGACACCGGCGGATCGCCGCCGGCCCGCTGGCCGACGTGGCGCTGGCCGCCAAGCAGGCCCTGGACGGCGGTGCCCAGGGGCGGCTGCTGATCTTCGACGATCTCAGCAGCCGCCCGGTGGAGCTGGATCTGCGTGGCTCGCCTGCGGATGTGCTGGCGCGCCTGCCGCCGCCGGCCGTGGATGAGGAGCCCGTCCAGCGCGGTCCGGGCCGCCCCAAACTGGGCGTGGTCGCACGCGAGGTGACCTTGTTGCCGCGCCACTGGGACTGGCTGGCCAGCCAGCCGGGGGGCGCGTCGGCCACCTTGCGTCGCCTGGTGGAAGAAGCGCGACGCAGCCACCGCGAGCGCGATGCCGCACGCCTCGCCGGCGAGGCCGTGGATCGCTTCATGCACGCCATGACCGGCGATCTGCCGCATCACGAAGAAGCTTCCCGCGCGTTCTGGCGCAAGGAGAGCGAGCGTTTCACGCAACTGACGGATGCATGGCCCGCCGATGTGCGCGAGCATGTGCGTCGTCTGGCAACACGCGCATGGCAGGCTGCGGTCGCCGGCGACTGA
- a CDS encoding bestrophin family protein, with protein MVIHPPHRSLRLMLFTLRGSIVPVIWKRVVGIMLLSVAVVLLEHRLPSTGVQLGAIPPTLMGLTLAIFLGFRNTVAYQRWWEARTLWGELLIVLRNLARQTLSLPADLSQEERERMVHRLIAFAHALRHHLRGTPPGEDVSRWLTADDAAAIAGRPNPPNVLLGLIAQGYARLCRDGRLDPILLASIDAQVTRVSYVLGGCERIQNTPIPFAYILLLHRTVYVYCLLLPFCLIGSVGWVTPLMVGVLSYTFFGLDALGDQIENPFDRLPNDLPLDALCRTIEIGLGELLGERELPAPLEPVDGVLM; from the coding sequence ATGGTCATTCACCCGCCGCACCGCTCGCTCCGGCTGATGCTGTTCACCCTGCGCGGCTCCATCGTGCCGGTGATCTGGAAACGCGTGGTCGGGATCATGCTGCTCTCGGTGGCCGTGGTGTTGCTGGAGCACCGCCTGCCGAGCACGGGCGTGCAGCTGGGCGCCATTCCACCGACCCTGATGGGGCTGACGCTGGCGATCTTCCTGGGCTTCCGCAACACCGTCGCCTATCAGCGCTGGTGGGAAGCGCGCACCCTGTGGGGCGAGCTACTGATCGTGCTGCGCAACCTGGCGAGGCAGACGCTCAGCTTGCCGGCGGATCTGTCGCAGGAAGAGCGCGAACGCATGGTCCATCGGCTGATCGCCTTTGCCCACGCGCTACGCCACCACCTGCGTGGTACGCCGCCGGGCGAGGACGTTTCCCGCTGGCTCACGGCGGACGACGCAGCGGCCATCGCCGGGCGCCCCAATCCACCCAACGTGCTGCTCGGGCTGATCGCACAGGGTTATGCACGGCTTTGCCGCGATGGCCGGCTCGATCCCATCCTGCTGGCCAGCATCGATGCGCAGGTGACGCGCGTGTCCTACGTGCTGGGCGGCTGCGAGCGCATCCAGAACACGCCCATTCCGTTCGCTTACATCCTGCTTCTGCACCGCACCGTCTACGTCTACTGCCTGCTGCTGCCGTTCTGCCTGATCGGCAGCGTGGGCTGGGTGACGCCGCTGATGGTGGGCGTACTGTCCTACACGTTCTTCGGGCTCGACGCGCTGGGTGACCAGATCGAGAACCCCTTCGACCGCCTGCCCAACGACCTGCCGCTGGACGCCCTGTGCCGCACCATCGAGATCGGCCTGGGCGAACTGTTGGGCGAGCGCGAACTGCCGGCGCCGCTGGAGCCGGTGGATGGCGTGCTGATGTAA
- a CDS encoding lipid A 3-O-deacylase, with product MRSLLLRSAAALALVGVSASALADPRIEINGGRSYSDGYWTNTAWIEGIWGEHALSNSRITWAPMASLGFINGRNVAKYGNAVSDDVWLGGGGFRIRYGGANDWYHHLFWNAEVAVQGGRTLALSSGGEFINSIGWSGDHWTFQIRHASNAGIKGSNRGETMALVGFAFNP from the coding sequence ATGCGATCCCTCCTCCTGCGCAGTGCCGCAGCGCTCGCACTCGTCGGCGTCTCCGCCTCCGCCCTGGCTGACCCCCGCATCGAAATCAACGGCGGCCGTAGCTACTCCGACGGCTACTGGACCAACACCGCCTGGATCGAAGGCATCTGGGGCGAGCACGCCCTGAGCAACAGCCGCATCACCTGGGCACCGATGGCCTCCCTGGGCTTCATCAACGGCCGGAATGTCGCCAAATACGGCAACGCCGTGTCCGACGACGTATGGCTGGGCGGCGGCGGCTTCCGCATCCGCTACGGCGGCGCCAACGACTGGTACCACCACCTGTTCTGGAACGCCGAAGTTGCCGTGCAGGGCGGCCGCACCCTGGCCCTCAGCAGCGGCGGCGAGTTCATCAACTCGATCGGCTGGAGCGGCGACCACTGGACCTTCCAGATCCGCCACGCCTCCAACGCCGGCATCAAGGGCTCCAACCGCGGCGAAACGATGGCGCTGGTGGGGTTTGCGTTCAATCCGTAA
- a CDS encoding DHA2 family efflux MFS transporter permease subunit — translation MSQEFRPPNLALTTVGLSLATFMQVLDTTIANVSLPTIAGNLGVSVNQSTWVITSFAVSTAIALPLTGFLTRRFGEVKLFIWSTLLFSIASFLCGLAQSMPMLIAFRALQGAVAGPMYPITQSLLISIYPPAKRGMALALLAMVTVVAPIAGPILGGWITDNYSWPWIFFINVPIGIFASTVVANQMKGRVDVTMRPKMDYVGLITLIVGVGALQIVLDKGNDEDWFSSQFIVITTIVSVVALAVFLIWELTDKEPIVNLRLLRHHNFRTGTIALVLAYAAFFAIGLLVPQWLQRNIGYTSTWAGFAAAPLGILPVMLTFIVGKYAPRTDMRLLASCAFLVMGMTCFMRSEFFTQIDFLHVAGAQFIQGLGVALFFMPVTTILLSDLLPNEIAAGGGLATFLRTLGASFSASLTTFLWDHRAIVHHAQLTEHITAYDSSPQATLQAAGVTGQASNGLLEQLINQQAYQISFNEVFHMLGWVFLSLIVVVWMAKPPFSAKAGPGADH, via the coding sequence ATGAGCCAAGAATTCCGTCCGCCCAACCTGGCGCTGACCACCGTCGGCCTCTCGCTGGCGACCTTCATGCAGGTGCTGGACACGACGATTGCCAACGTGTCGTTGCCGACGATTGCCGGCAACCTCGGCGTGAGCGTCAACCAGAGCACCTGGGTCATCACCTCCTTTGCGGTGAGCACGGCCATTGCGTTGCCATTGACCGGCTTCCTCACCCGCCGCTTTGGCGAAGTGAAGCTGTTCATCTGGTCGACGCTGCTGTTCTCGATCGCCTCCTTCCTGTGCGGCCTCGCGCAGAGCATGCCGATGCTGATCGCGTTCCGCGCGCTGCAGGGCGCCGTGGCCGGCCCGATGTACCCGATCACGCAGAGCCTGCTGATCTCGATCTATCCACCGGCCAAACGAGGGATGGCGCTGGCGCTGCTGGCCATGGTGACGGTGGTGGCGCCTATTGCAGGCCCGATCCTGGGTGGCTGGATCACCGACAACTACTCGTGGCCGTGGATCTTCTTCATCAACGTGCCCATCGGCATTTTTGCCAGCACCGTGGTGGCCAATCAGATGAAGGGACGCGTGGACGTAACCATGCGCCCGAAGATGGACTACGTTGGCCTGATCACGCTGATCGTTGGCGTTGGCGCGTTGCAGATCGTGCTGGACAAGGGCAATGACGAGGACTGGTTCAGTTCGCAGTTCATCGTGATCACCACCATCGTGTCGGTGGTCGCCCTGGCGGTGTTCCTGATCTGGGAGCTCACCGACAAGGAACCCATCGTCAACCTGCGCCTGCTCCGCCATCACAACTTCCGCACGGGCACCATCGCGCTGGTGCTGGCCTACGCGGCGTTCTTCGCCATCGGCCTGCTGGTGCCGCAGTGGCTGCAGCGGAACATCGGCTACACCTCGACGTGGGCCGGCTTCGCCGCGGCGCCGCTGGGCATCCTGCCGGTGATGCTGACCTTCATCGTGGGCAAGTACGCGCCGCGCACGGACATGCGCCTGCTGGCTTCGTGCGCGTTCCTGGTGATGGGCATGACCTGCTTCATGCGCTCGGAGTTCTTCACCCAGATCGACTTCCTGCATGTGGCCGGTGCGCAGTTCATCCAGGGCCTGGGCGTGGCGCTGTTCTTCATGCCGGTGACGACGATCCTGCTGTCGGATCTGTTGCCCAACGAGATCGCCGCGGGCGGTGGTCTGGCGACGTTCCTGCGCACGCTGGGCGCGAGCTTCTCCGCGTCGCTCACCACGTTCCTGTGGGATCACCGCGCGATCGTGCATCACGCGCAGCTGACGGAACACATCACGGCCTACGACAGCTCGCCCCAGGCAACGCTGCAGGCGGCGGGCGTGACGGGCCAGGCAAGCAACGGCTTGCTTGAGCAGCTGATCAACCAGCAGGCGTATCAGATCTCGTTCAACGAGGTGTTCCACATGCTGGGCTGGGTGTTCCTGAGCCTGATCGTGGTGGTGTGGATGGCGAAGCCGCCGTTCAGTGCGAAGGCGGGGCCGGGGGCGGATCACTGA